Proteins encoded within one genomic window of Flavobacterium gilvum:
- a CDS encoding peptide-N-glycosidase F-related protein encodes MIRYLLLFAVSIGCFAQKPVVKHVVTHDKTTIICDVTTGTKTYSKMGVFPSEKESIRKVMMNVTLGRPDSLFAAHWDYLDHIKLRKKDAKGKWVEYELGRMLTPYGSIYNNGWNWTWKVDVTDFSPFLRDSVQVDYIHTGYENKTVGWALTIDFEIVSGPPVQKSLGIVPLWNAAYKYGDPKEKIEDNLLPISYESVPEAKYNRIRIQHTGHGADRPKGCSEFCSRWRELKFDGKTIDHRNMWKDCGGNPLYPQGGTWVTDRAYWCPGELQLPDIIDLKTTAGKHSISLEMEPYTATANIQAVENIASYLFQYSAPVQKNDVAIDRVIVPNNEQQYSRLNPASFNPHFVIRNLGSENLRSVVVTYGTDGFPKETYRWKGNLEFNQTAEIIIPGEIKSKEGKNSYTVSLSNPNGTKDGWMGDNEITTSFESPNVLPTRFILQYLTNNNPKDNTVFLIDKKGDTIFRKLPSNVEANKVYKDTINLKEGKYELGITDKAGDGLEFWSNRRQGDGYLRLFDLKGNIIHAFESDFGNSERLCFTASSNFKEDGLPGKYAFSVFPRVVSDKTELSVVSNKTSKMTVLITIDGVIYEQHDYSSVKNGLFPFSMDSMPSGRIIFEVLMDGVSKFKVRLNKVAKQ; translated from the coding sequence ATGATACGATATTTATTATTATTTGCTGTTTCGATAGGCTGTTTTGCACAAAAACCAGTCGTCAAACACGTAGTGACACACGACAAAACAACCATTATTTGTGATGTGACAACGGGCACAAAAACGTATAGTAAGATGGGTGTTTTTCCATCCGAAAAAGAGTCTATCCGAAAGGTTATGATGAATGTGACATTAGGACGTCCAGATAGTTTGTTTGCCGCACATTGGGATTATTTGGATCACATTAAATTACGAAAAAAAGATGCAAAAGGGAAATGGGTAGAATATGAGTTGGGTCGAATGCTTACTCCTTATGGAAGCATTTACAACAATGGCTGGAACTGGACTTGGAAAGTAGATGTTACGGATTTTTCTCCTTTTCTTAGAGACAGTGTTCAAGTCGATTATATCCATACAGGATATGAGAACAAAACAGTTGGTTGGGCATTGACTATTGATTTTGAAATTGTTTCTGGTCCACCAGTACAGAAATCTCTAGGCATTGTACCTCTCTGGAATGCAGCATATAAATACGGTGATCCTAAAGAAAAAATTGAGGATAATTTACTTCCCATCTCTTATGAATCTGTACCTGAAGCCAAGTATAATCGTATTCGAATTCAACATACGGGACACGGTGCTGATAGACCAAAAGGCTGCAGCGAATTTTGTTCACGTTGGCGAGAATTGAAATTTGACGGAAAAACGATTGATCATCGCAATATGTGGAAAGATTGTGGCGGAAATCCACTCTATCCACAGGGTGGAACTTGGGTTACTGATCGCGCTTATTGGTGTCCTGGAGAGTTGCAACTTCCTGATATTATTGATTTGAAAACTACTGCAGGAAAACATAGCATTTCGCTGGAAATGGAGCCTTATACAGCAACGGCAAATATTCAGGCAGTCGAAAATATTGCATCTTATTTGTTTCAATATTCTGCTCCTGTGCAAAAAAATGATGTTGCCATCGACAGGGTTATTGTCCCTAATAATGAGCAACAGTATAGTCGACTTAATCCGGCTAGCTTTAATCCTCATTTTGTTATTCGAAATTTGGGTTCCGAAAATCTTCGCTCTGTTGTTGTGACTTATGGTACTGATGGATTTCCAAAAGAAACTTATCGTTGGAAAGGAAATTTAGAATTTAATCAAACTGCAGAAATTATAATTCCGGGAGAAATAAAATCCAAAGAAGGAAAAAATAGTTATACGGTTTCACTCTCTAATCCAAATGGTACAAAAGACGGCTGGATGGGAGATAATGAAATTACGACGTCATTCGAATCTCCAAATGTATTGCCAACCCGTTTCATCCTTCAATATCTAACTAATAATAACCCTAAAGATAATACTGTCTTTTTAATTGATAAAAAAGGAGATACTATATTCCGCAAACTACCTTCTAATGTCGAAGCCAATAAGGTTTACAAAGATACCATTAACTTGAAAGAAGGAAAATATGAATTGGGTATTACTGATAAAGCTGGTGACGGATTGGAATTTTGGTCCAATAGAAGACAAGGTGATGGATATTTGAGATTGTTTGATTTAAAAGGCAACATAATCCATGCATTCGAAAGTGATTTTGGAAATAGCGAAAGATTGTGTTTCACTGCTTCTTCAAATTTTAAAGAAGATGGACTACCAGGAAAATATGCCTTTTCGGTTTTCCCTAGAGTCGTTTCAGATAAAACAGAATTGAGTGTTGTATCCAATAAAACCAGTAAAATGACAGTTTTGATTACTATTGATGGTGTAATTTATGAACAGCATGATTATTCCTCGGTTAAGAACGGTTTATTCCCTTTTTCTATGGACAGTATGCCTAGTGGTCGCATTATTTTTGAAGTTTTAATGGATGGTGTCAGTAAGTTTAAAGTCCGTTTAAATAAGGTTGCTAAACAATAA
- a CDS encoding GntR family transcriptional regulator: MYEHLNKLPLLDHDSKIPLHKQVEELLRELIKHPDFKDGELFPKEVDLAKRWGISRNTLRQAIAILVNENLLVRKKGSGTRVSQNRITTNLNNWMSFTHEMEDMGLEFKNLSLKAEMVLASAKVAKHLQLKEGDEVLLLQRTRSIDDSPMVYFESYFHPRIGISADENFEIPLYEILGNKFNVVPVYSQEELKAIAASKRIAGHLKIEKDQPVLERRRVVLDTARKPIEYNICYYRNDWFTYTIEIKRTI, encoded by the coding sequence ATGTATGAACATTTGAACAAATTACCGCTACTGGATCATGACAGCAAGATTCCATTGCATAAGCAAGTGGAAGAATTATTGCGTGAATTGATTAAACATCCCGACTTTAAAGATGGCGAATTGTTTCCAAAAGAAGTTGATTTGGCTAAGCGCTGGGGTATTTCCAGAAACACACTTCGTCAGGCAATTGCTATTTTGGTAAACGAAAATCTTTTGGTGCGAAAGAAAGGTTCTGGAACCCGTGTTTCTCAAAACAGGATTACAACCAATTTAAACAATTGGATGAGTTTTACTCATGAAATGGAAGATATGGGATTGGAATTCAAAAATCTTTCGTTGAAAGCCGAAATGGTTTTGGCGTCCGCCAAAGTAGCCAAACATTTGCAACTTAAAGAAGGTGATGAAGTGTTGCTCTTGCAAAGAACCCGAAGCATTGACGATAGCCCGATGGTGTATTTCGAATCGTATTTTCATCCTAGAATTGGTATCTCGGCTGATGAAAATTTTGAAATCCCTCTATACGAAATATTAGGTAACAAATTTAATGTGGTTCCCGTGTATTCTCAGGAAGAACTCAAAGCGATTGCAGCCAGTAAACGAATTGCGGGGCATTTGAAAATCGAAAAAGACCAACCCGTACTCGAAAGAAGGCGTGTGGTTCTCGACACAGCTAGAAAACCAATTGAATATAATATTTGTTATTACCGCAATGATTGGTTTACCTATACGATAGAAATTAAACGTACAATTTGA